A section of the Clostridium omnivorum genome encodes:
- the glgD gene encoding glucose-1-phosphate adenylyltransferase subunit GlgD encodes MLKDYMGILTLNENDDGLKRLTRNRTIASIPFGGRYRIIDFALSNLVNAGITNIGIFTETKSRSLLDHIGSGKPWDLDRKKSGIFLFSYNGCTDDMKLLESNMDYLYKSKENNVIISPSYMICNIDYEKAVEFHEKSGKDITVIYKSIDGGNNLFNNCDILNIDSSGKVISVGRNIGSPSDCKISMEMFIMKKQVLIDLVLKGIKTGMYTTLKDAVYKNINNYYINNHEFNGYAACINSINSFYKANMDMLNLEINRDLFFKNGKVYTKVQDEAPTKYENTSKVSNSLIANGCIIGGTVKNSIIFRRVNIEKNANIKNCIIMQNCIIGGNANLSNVIIDKNVEVEAHNDLIGHENMPLVLEKKTLF; translated from the coding sequence ATGTTAAAGGATTATATGGGAATTTTAACTTTAAATGAAAATGATGATGGTTTAAAAAGGCTTACTAGAAATAGGACAATTGCATCCATTCCATTTGGAGGAAGATATAGAATTATAGATTTTGCTCTTTCTAATTTAGTAAATGCAGGAATAACAAACATAGGAATTTTTACTGAAACAAAATCTAGGTCACTACTAGATCATATTGGTTCAGGAAAGCCTTGGGATTTAGATAGAAAAAAAAGTGGTATTTTTCTATTCAGCTATAACGGTTGTACAGATGATATGAAGCTTCTTGAAAGCAATATGGATTATTTATATAAAAGCAAAGAAAACAATGTAATAATCTCCCCTTCCTATATGATATGTAATATAGATTATGAAAAAGCAGTTGAATTTCATGAAAAGTCAGGTAAAGACATTACTGTAATATACAAATCTATAGATGGTGGAAACAACCTTTTTAACAACTGTGATATATTAAACATAGATAGCAGCGGAAAAGTCATTAGTGTCGGAAGAAATATAGGCTCACCATCTGATTGCAAAATTTCTATGGAAATGTTTATTATGAAAAAACAGGTTTTAATAGATTTAGTTTTAAAAGGCATAAAAACAGGAATGTACACAACTTTAAAGGATGCAGTATATAAAAACATTAATAATTACTATATTAATAACCATGAATTTAATGGGTATGCAGCATGTATAAACTCCATAAATAGCTTTTATAAAGCCAATATGGATATGCTTAACCTTGAGATAAATAGGGACTTATTCTTCAAAAATGGCAAAGTATATACTAAAGTTCAAGATGAAGCTCCTACTAAATATGAAAATACTTCAAAGGTTTCAAACTCTTTGATAGCTAATGGCTGCATCATTGGAGGTACTGTTAAAAATAGTATTATTTTTAGAAGAGTTAACATTGAAAAGAATGCTAATATTAAAAATTGTATTATAATGCAAAATTGTATTATTGGTGGGAATGCTAACCTCTCCAATGTTATTATAGACAAAAACGTAGAAGTAGAAGCACATAACGATTTAATAGGCCATGAAAACATGCCACTTGTACTTGAGAAAAAAACTTTATTTTAA
- the glgB gene encoding 1,4-alpha-glucan branching protein GlgB, which translates to MQHIKNYSLKYKLTGNEKPILHLYNILGSHIVCNNKIQGVRFSVMAPNAKEVRVVGNFNNWDGTLHIMKRKNNLGIWTLFIEGITEWEIYKYEIHTLDGHSFMKADPFAFYSEERPSTASKVVNLKGYKWHDKRWLNKRQKKPIYDKPMNIYEVHLGSWKRTENSEFLDYRTIADELSEYVSQMGYTHIELLPLAEHPLDDSWGYQSTGYFSVTSRFGSPKDFMYFVDKFHQRGIGVILDWVPSHFCKDSHGLYRFDGTALYEYSDPGKGENYQWGTANFDLAKPLVRMFLISSALFWFDTYHIDGIRVDAVANIIYWSNGTENLEAIDFLKALNKAIFKYYPNVLATAEDSSAFPAVTAPTYAGGLGFNYKWNMGWMNDMLKYMQLDPLYRKYNHNLITFSLMYAFSENFILPLSHDEVVHGKKSLLDKMPGDYWQKFASLRMFYAYMIGHPGKKLLFMGGELGQFIEWRFGSELDWSLLEYPMHNSMQMYVKDLNNFYKAKEALWEQDHSYEGFQWIDHENKDLSIISFMRKGLKKNSCVIVVCNFTPMVFEDYKIGVPKLTKYKETFNSDKSCYGGSNQTNDELLLAVNDSWHNQPYHIKIKIPPLSTIFIEPEIKTRKKY; encoded by the coding sequence ATGCAGCACATCAAAAATTATTCTTTAAAATATAAGCTAACCGGAAATGAAAAACCAATTTTACACTTATATAATATTCTCGGCAGCCATATAGTTTGTAATAATAAGATCCAGGGAGTACGATTTTCAGTTATGGCTCCCAATGCTAAAGAAGTAAGAGTTGTAGGAAATTTTAATAATTGGGATGGTACCCTTCATATAATGAAAAGGAAAAATAATTTAGGTATCTGGACTCTATTTATTGAAGGGATAACGGAATGGGAAATATATAAATATGAAATTCATACATTGGATGGACATTCTTTTATGAAAGCTGATCCCTTTGCTTTTTATTCAGAAGAGCGTCCCAGCACTGCTTCAAAGGTTGTCAATCTGAAAGGGTATAAGTGGCATGATAAACGTTGGCTTAATAAAAGACAAAAAAAGCCGATATACGATAAACCAATGAATATATATGAGGTACATCTTGGTTCCTGGAAACGTACCGAGAACAGTGAATTTTTAGATTACAGAACAATTGCTGATGAGCTTTCAGAATATGTATCTCAAATGGGGTACACCCACATAGAATTGCTTCCGCTAGCCGAACATCCTTTGGATGATTCTTGGGGATATCAAAGTACAGGTTATTTTTCTGTTACAAGCAGATTTGGTAGTCCTAAAGACTTTATGTATTTTGTTGATAAATTTCATCAAAGAGGAATTGGTGTTATATTAGATTGGGTTCCCAGTCACTTCTGTAAAGATTCCCATGGATTGTATAGATTTGATGGTACTGCTCTTTATGAATATTCAGACCCAGGAAAAGGAGAAAATTATCAATGGGGAACTGCCAATTTTGATCTTGCGAAGCCACTGGTTCGTATGTTTTTAATTTCAAGTGCACTTTTTTGGTTTGATACATATCATATTGACGGAATACGAGTAGATGCAGTAGCCAACATAATTTATTGGAGCAATGGAACAGAAAATTTAGAGGCTATAGACTTTTTAAAAGCATTGAATAAGGCTATTTTTAAATATTACCCCAATGTACTAGCAACCGCAGAAGACTCCAGCGCCTTTCCTGCTGTAACCGCACCAACCTATGCAGGAGGTCTTGGCTTTAACTATAAATGGAATATGGGTTGGATGAATGATATGTTAAAATACATGCAACTTGATCCACTATATAGAAAATATAATCATAATTTAATAACCTTTTCGTTAATGTATGCTTTTTCAGAAAACTTTATACTTCCCCTCTCTCACGATGAAGTAGTGCATGGTAAAAAGTCACTTTTAGATAAAATGCCTGGTGACTACTGGCAAAAGTTTGCAAGTCTCAGAATGTTTTATGCATATATGATTGGTCATCCAGGTAAAAAACTGTTATTTATGGGTGGTGAACTTGGACAGTTTATCGAATGGAGATTTGGAAGCGAACTTGATTGGAGTCTACTTGAATATCCTATGCATAATTCAATGCAGATGTATGTAAAAGACTTAAATAATTTTTACAAAGCTAAAGAAGCCCTTTGGGAACAAGATCACAGCTATGAAGGTTTTCAATGGATAGACCATGAAAATAAAGATTTAAGTATTATTTCCTTTATGCGTAAAGGCTTGAAGAAAAACAGCTGCGTAATTGTAGTATGCAATTTTACCCCAATGGTATTTGAGGACTACAAGATAGGCGTCCCAAAGCTTACAAAGTATAAGGAAACCTTTAACAGTGATAAATCCTGTTATGGAGGTTCTAATCAAACCAACGATGAACTATTATTAGCAGTAAACGATAGTTGGCATAATCAACCATACCATATAAAAATCAAAATTCCACCTTTGTCTACTATATTTATAGAACCAGAGATTAAAACTAGGAAAAAATATTAA
- a CDS encoding sensor histidine kinase, producing MKNKLNVNKTIVTVIILNAFQIAVIIGAVIYKYFMKKSVKIDSFDSLLIITVILILINSFLTIKDIHLLGEQSSQYDFIKDTLEKVEDLNRVLRAQRHDFMNHLQVVHGLMEMDEYDDAKDYIEKVFNDIQKVNKILKTSNPAVNALLEAKVIYSEKRGIKTHVNVNSQLKNIKMPGWELCRVLGNLIDNAIYAIQQNGEQGCITIDIFEDLKQYGFKIKDNGPQIQQDIIDKIFEVGFTTKGEKGEGMGLAITKEILNKYGGDIIVTSDKDKTEFEGWIPK from the coding sequence ATGAAAAATAAACTTAATGTAAATAAAACAATTGTAACTGTAATTATATTAAATGCATTTCAAATAGCTGTAATCATTGGGGCTGTTATCTATAAGTATTTCATGAAAAAAAGTGTTAAAATAGATAGTTTTGATTCCTTATTAATAATAACGGTAATACTAATACTAATTAATAGCTTTTTAACTATTAAGGATATACATTTATTGGGGGAGCAGAGCTCGCAGTATGACTTTATTAAGGATACCTTAGAAAAAGTTGAAGACTTAAATAGAGTTTTAAGAGCACAAAGACACGATTTTATGAATCATCTTCAAGTAGTTCATGGGCTTATGGAAATGGATGAATATGATGATGCTAAGGATTATATAGAAAAGGTATTTAATGATATTCAGAAGGTAAATAAAATATTAAAAACTTCAAACCCAGCTGTAAATGCACTATTGGAGGCAAAAGTTATATATAGTGAAAAAAGAGGAATTAAAACACATGTTAATGTTAATTCTCAGCTAAAGAATATTAAGATGCCAGGATGGGAATTATGCAGGGTACTTGGAAACCTTATTGATAATGCTATTTATGCAATTCAGCAAAATGGAGAGCAAGGATGTATAACTATTGATATATTTGAGGATCTAAAACAATATGGATTTAAAATAAAAGATAATGGACCACAAATTCAGCAAGACATAATTGACAAAATATTTGAGGTAGGATTTACAACAAAAGGCGAAAAGGGAGAAGGTATGGGACTTGCTATCACCAAAGAAATTTTAAATAAATACGGTGGTGATATTATAGTCACAAGTGATAAAGATAAGACTGAATTTGAAGGCTGGATTCCAAAGTAA
- the surE gene encoding 5'/3'-nucleotidase SurE: protein MKLLLANDDGINAEGLYALAEELQKEHELIISAPDSQRSASSHSITINRPLTVREVVLPGINCKAYSVDGTPADCVRIALDKLVDGKVDMVISGINRGLNIGTDVLYSGTVSAAIEAAIYKVPSVAVSLEIERKNEDYKIAAKYASMVLNKIKENGIGENTVLNINVPGVFEDEIKGIKVCKIGSRTYANNFVPIAVDGNAITYSINDSVIEASHEDTDTYYIEDNYVTLTPLHYDFTNFNMLNDISKWFKEF from the coding sequence ATGAAATTATTACTTGCTAATGACGATGGAATTAACGCAGAGGGGCTTTATGCACTAGCGGAGGAACTTCAAAAGGAGCACGAACTTATTATATCAGCACCAGATAGTCAAAGAAGTGCCAGTAGTCATTCGATTACTATAAATAGACCGCTAACTGTAAGAGAAGTAGTACTTCCTGGAATTAACTGTAAGGCCTATAGTGTGGATGGTACACCGGCTGATTGTGTAAGGATAGCCTTGGATAAACTTGTTGATGGGAAAGTTGACATGGTTATATCAGGAATTAATAGAGGTCTAAATATAGGTACTGATGTATTATATTCAGGTACTGTATCGGCTGCAATAGAGGCAGCAATATATAAGGTTCCTTCAGTTGCAGTTTCTTTGGAAATTGAAAGGAAAAATGAAGATTATAAAATAGCAGCAAAATATGCCTCAATGGTACTTAATAAAATTAAGGAAAATGGAATAGGTGAGAATACTGTTCTTAATATAAATGTTCCAGGAGTATTTGAAGATGAAATAAAAGGTATAAAAGTATGTAAAATTGGAAGCAGAACTTATGCAAATAATTTTGTTCCAATAGCAGTGGATGGAAATGCTATAACTTATAGCATAAACGATTCTGTTATTGAAGCTTCTCATGAGGATACTGATACTTATTATATTGAAGATAATTATGTAACCTTGACACCACTGCATTATGACTTTACAAACTTTAATATGTTAAATGATATAAGTAAATGGTTTAAGGAGTTCTAG
- a CDS encoding alpha/beta-type small acid-soluble spore protein, producing the protein MDNKFNDVNKNLDLSAIDSRYEQALAMGVEIPKDGYWGNVPSRICGAVGGAKGGEMVRQAIEDFEMDLAKGKK; encoded by the coding sequence ATGGATAATAAATTTAATGATGTTAATAAAAATTTGGATTTAAGTGCAATTGATTCTAGATACGAACAAGCGTTAGCTATGGGAGTAGAAATACCAAAGGATGGTTATTGGGGAAATGTTCCTTCAAGGATTTGTGGTGCTGTAGGCGGTGCTAAAGGCGGAGAAATGGTTAGGCAGGCAATTGAAGATTTTGAAATGGATTTGGCTAAGGGTAAAAAGTAA
- a CDS encoding spore coat protein, whose translation MNTTTMQEKDLMHDLLASEKQVIGAYSVGMTETSCPNLKNTLMTNYQKVQDLQSKIFNSMESKGWYTTKDAPQPDVQNAKTNATNMQNELK comes from the coding sequence ATGAATACTACAACTATGCAGGAAAAAGACTTAATGCATGATTTACTTGCTAGCGAAAAGCAGGTTATAGGTGCTTATAGCGTAGGAATGACTGAAACCTCTTGCCCTAATCTTAAAAATACACTAATGACTAATTATCAAAAGGTTCAAGACCTTCAAAGTAAAATATTTAACTCTATGGAGAGTAAAGGCTGGTACACAACTAAAGATGCTCCTCAACCTGATGTTCAAAATGCAAAAACTAATGCTACAAATATGCAAAATGAATTAAAGTAA
- the floA gene encoding flotillin-like protein FloA (flotillin-like protein involved in membrane lipid rafts), protein MGSGSLAGIIIIIAIVILALTLFLTFVPIGLWISALAANVKVSIFNLIGMRLRRVVPSRIVLPLIKAVKGGIGVNVNELEAHYLAGGNVDKVVDSLIAAHRADFNLPFERAAAIDLAGRDVLEAVKMSVNPRVIETPNVSAVAKDGIELLVKARVTVRANLDRLIGGAGEATVIARVGEGIVTTVGSSHSHKEVLENPDAISKTVLSKGLDAGTAFEILSIDIADVDVGRNIGAELQSLQAQADKNIAQAKAEERRAMAVAKEQEMRAAVVEAEAEIPKAMAQALREGSLGVMDYYNMQNVISDTKMRESISTVNKKDNVKFNANSKKNEDQASKQ, encoded by the coding sequence ATGGGAAGTGGAAGTTTAGCAGGGATTATTATTATTATTGCTATAGTTATTTTAGCATTAACATTATTTTTAACCTTTGTGCCAATCGGACTATGGATTTCAGCACTAGCTGCAAATGTTAAGGTTAGTATTTTTAATTTAATAGGTATGAGACTTAGAAGGGTTGTTCCAAGTAGAATAGTACTACCATTAATTAAGGCGGTTAAGGGTGGAATAGGAGTAAATGTAAATGAACTAGAGGCACATTACCTTGCAGGGGGAAATGTAGATAAAGTTGTAGATTCATTAATAGCTGCTCATAGAGCGGATTTCAATCTACCTTTTGAAAGAGCAGCAGCTATTGACCTTGCAGGCAGAGATGTTTTAGAAGCTGTAAAGATGAGTGTTAATCCTAGGGTTATTGAAACACCAAATGTTTCAGCAGTAGCTAAGGATGGTATAGAGCTTTTAGTTAAAGCAAGAGTTACTGTTAGAGCAAATCTTGATAGACTTATTGGTGGAGCTGGAGAAGCTACAGTAATAGCAAGAGTTGGTGAAGGTATAGTAACAACTGTAGGTAGTTCTCATTCTCATAAGGAAGTGCTTGAAAATCCAGATGCTATATCAAAAACTGTTTTGTCAAAAGGTTTAGATGCAGGTACTGCCTTTGAAATCTTATCTATAGATATTGCTGACGTAGATGTAGGTAGAAATATAGGAGCTGAACTTCAATCTTTACAAGCTCAAGCAGATAAAAACATAGCTCAAGCTAAGGCAGAGGAAAGAAGGGCAATGGCAGTAGCTAAAGAACAGGAAATGAGAGCGGCTGTAGTAGAAGCTGAAGCTGAAATTCCAAAGGCAATGGCTCAGGCTCTAAGAGAAGGGAGTCTCGGGGTTATGGATTATTACAATATGCAGAACGTGATATCCGATACAAAGATGAGAGAATCCATATCAACTGTTAATAAGAAGGACAATGTAAAATTTAATGCAAACTCAAAAAAGAATGAAGATCAAGCTTCTAAGCAATAA
- a CDS encoding glucose-1-phosphate adenylyltransferase, which produces MTKNEMIAMILAGGQGSRLGVLTKEIAKPAVPFGGKYRIIDFPLSNCSNSGINTVGVLTQYQPLVLNSHIGIGAPWDLDRASGGVSVLPPYMKSTGGDWYKGTANAIYQNIGYIDYHDPEYVLILSGDHIYKMDYSKMLEFHKKNNADATIAVIDVPLEEASRFGIMNANENFEIYEFEEKPKKPKSTLASMGIYIFTWEVLRQYLIKDESNPKSSNDFGKNIIPLMLENDKKMMAYPFEGYWKDVGTIESLWQANMDLLDDKNDLNIHDTSFKIYSVNPMQPPQYIGPNAEVTNSIMAEGCEIYGKVINSVIFPGVHIEENATVRDSVIMSNTKIKKNSIINKAILGQDVIIEEDTLVSNGDEVAVVGEGRVIDKETIDLAATTKI; this is translated from the coding sequence ATGACAAAAAATGAAATGATTGCAATGATTCTTGCTGGAGGACAAGGAAGCAGATTAGGTGTTTTAACAAAGGAGATAGCCAAGCCCGCTGTACCTTTTGGCGGAAAGTATAGAATAATTGATTTTCCTTTAAGTAATTGCTCTAATTCTGGGATTAATACAGTTGGTGTGCTTACTCAGTATCAACCTCTAGTGCTTAACTCTCATATTGGCATTGGAGCACCTTGGGATTTAGATAGAGCTAGCGGTGGTGTTAGCGTCCTTCCGCCATATATGAAGTCTACTGGCGGAGACTGGTATAAAGGTACTGCTAATGCTATTTATCAAAACATTGGATATATTGACTATCATGACCCTGAATATGTACTGATTTTATCAGGTGATCATATATACAAAATGGATTATTCAAAAATGCTAGAATTTCACAAGAAAAATAATGCTGATGCAACCATAGCAGTAATTGATGTACCGCTTGAGGAAGCTAGCAGATTTGGCATTATGAATGCTAATGAAAATTTTGAAATATACGAATTTGAAGAAAAGCCTAAAAAGCCTAAGAGTACATTAGCCTCCATGGGAATATATATATTCACTTGGGAGGTTTTAAGGCAATACCTTATTAAAGATGAAAGTAATCCTAAATCCAGCAATGATTTCGGTAAAAATATAATACCTCTTATGCTAGAAAATGATAAAAAAATGATGGCTTACCCTTTTGAAGGCTACTGGAAAGATGTAGGTACTATTGAGAGCTTATGGCAAGCTAATATGGATTTGCTTGATGACAAAAATGATTTAAATATACATGATACAAGCTTTAAAATATATTCCGTTAATCCTATGCAGCCACCACAATATATAGGACCTAATGCTGAGGTTACTAATTCTATCATGGCTGAAGGATGTGAAATCTATGGTAAAGTAATAAATTCAGTTATATTTCCTGGTGTACACATTGAAGAAAATGCCACCGTTAGAGATTCAGTTATAATGTCAAATACAAAAATTAAAAAGAATTCCATAATAAATAAAGCTATCTTAGGTCAAGACGTTATTATAGAAGAAGATACTCTTGTGAGCAATGGTGATGAGGTAGCGGTAGTAGGCGAAGGAAGAGTTATTGACAAAGAAACCATAGACCTAGCAGCTACTACAAAAATATAG
- the glgA gene encoding glycogen synthase GlgA, producing MKVLFVASEAHPFIKTGGLGDVAYALPKTLRSLGVDVRVIIPKYGTMANSFKEKLKTLSTFNVPVGWRNQYGGLQYLEYEGIPYYFIDNEYYFKRPASYGYYDDGERFSYFCRAVLEAIDTMDNFTPDIIHCNDWHTGMIIPLMKEHFSWKNNYKNIRTIFTIHNLQYQGVFSKEILGELLSLGDEYFTEDKLKYYDGVSFMKGGLNFADKITTVSNTYAEEIKTAFYGEGLHGLLCARSNDLSGIVNGIDTTMYDPRKDKEIFFNFDENNIENKLFNKTKLQEQLNLPVNKDIPMIGMVTRLASQKGIDLISCLIEEILQLNIQLVVLGTGEPTYEDMFRYYAGKYPDKLSANICFNNELAKKIYAGSDLFLMPSLFEPCGIGQLIALRYGTLPIVRETGGLKDTVISFNEVTGEGNGFSFSNYNAHDMLYTIKRAVSLYENKPVFNNLIKRALTEDNSWCISAKKYIELYSSLQ from the coding sequence ATGAAAGTATTATTTGTAGCCTCTGAAGCTCATCCATTTATTAAAACTGGAGGCCTAGGTGACGTAGCCTATGCACTGCCAAAGACTCTTCGCAGTTTAGGAGTAGATGTAAGAGTAATAATACCTAAGTACGGTACTATGGCTAACTCCTTTAAGGAAAAGCTTAAAACACTAAGTACCTTTAATGTACCTGTTGGCTGGAGAAATCAATATGGAGGACTTCAATATCTTGAATATGAAGGAATTCCCTATTACTTTATAGATAATGAATACTATTTTAAAAGACCAGCTTCCTATGGGTACTACGACGACGGAGAAAGATTCTCTTATTTTTGCAGAGCGGTGCTTGAGGCTATTGATACAATGGATAATTTCACACCAGATATTATTCACTGTAACGACTGGCATACAGGAATGATAATTCCTCTAATGAAGGAGCACTTTTCCTGGAAAAATAACTATAAAAACATTAGAACAATATTTACAATTCACAATTTACAATATCAAGGTGTATTCTCAAAAGAGATTTTGGGAGAACTTTTATCCTTAGGTGATGAGTATTTTACAGAAGATAAATTAAAATACTATGATGGTGTTTCTTTTATGAAAGGCGGATTAAATTTTGCTGATAAAATTACCACTGTAAGTAATACTTATGCCGAAGAAATAAAAACAGCCTTCTATGGCGAAGGCCTTCACGGCTTGTTATGTGCAAGAAGCAATGATTTATCCGGTATTGTAAATGGTATAGATACAACTATGTATGATCCTAGAAAAGATAAGGAAATATTCTTTAATTTTGATGAAAACAATATAGAGAACAAATTATTTAATAAAACAAAGCTCCAGGAGCAGCTTAATTTACCTGTAAACAAGGATATCCCTATGATTGGAATGGTAACAAGGCTCGCATCACAAAAGGGAATAGACCTAATAAGCTGTTTAATTGAAGAAATACTTCAATTAAACATTCAGCTTGTAGTGCTAGGCACTGGTGAACCTACCTACGAAGATATGTTTAGATACTACGCTGGAAAATATCCTGATAAGCTATCGGCAAATATATGCTTTAATAATGAGCTTGCGAAGAAAATCTATGCTGGTTCTGATTTATTCCTAATGCCTTCTCTTTTTGAACCCTGCGGAATTGGCCAACTTATAGCACTAAGATATGGTACACTTCCTATCGTTAGGGAAACTGGAGGTTTAAAGGATACAGTAATATCCTTTAATGAAGTTACTGGAGAAGGTAATGGCTTTTCTTTTAGTAATTACAATGCTCATGACATGCTCTATACAATAAAAAGAGCAGTAAGTCTATATGAAAATAAACCTGTATTTAATAATCTAATTAAACGAGCATTAACCGAGGACAACAGCTGGTGCATTTCTGCTAAAAAATATATTGAACTATACTCATCTTTGCAGTAA
- a CDS encoding LytR/AlgR family response regulator transcription factor yields the protein MEIKVLICDDDFGMRLMLKKAVEKVEGFKIVGEAEDGEAALSLYKCLNPEVVFIDVEMPKLNGLECAKLICDKNPKTKIIFATGHNEYMFDAFKVYAFDYLTKPFKVERIFQTLDRIKELYDVSKEKSIHEIIRYESGLNKILLKNKEGINFVDMEDIIIIQREERTTAIYTSNDCYTTSETLSELEDRLDKNQFFRSHKSYIINLSRINKIYPYGRWTYIIKLKDTEKDALLTHDKYEELKKLFNI from the coding sequence ATGGAGATAAAGGTTTTAATTTGTGACGATGATTTTGGAATGAGATTAATGCTGAAAAAGGCTGTTGAAAAAGTTGAAGGCTTTAAAATAGTGGGAGAGGCAGAGGATGGAGAGGCTGCACTCTCCCTTTATAAGTGTTTAAATCCAGAAGTGGTATTTATAGATGTGGAAATGCCAAAACTTAATGGCCTAGAATGTGCAAAACTAATTTGTGATAAGAATCCTAAGACAAAGATTATTTTTGCCACAGGTCATAATGAATACATGTTTGATGCATTTAAAGTATACGCTTTTGATTATTTGACCAAGCCATTTAAAGTAGAAAGAATATTTCAAACCTTGGATAGAATTAAAGAATTATACGATGTTTCAAAAGAAAAGTCTATTCATGAAATAATTAGGTATGAAAGTGGACTTAATAAAATACTGCTTAAAAATAAAGAAGGCATAAATTTTGTAGATATGGAAGACATAATTATTATTCAAAGAGAAGAAAGAACAACTGCAATATATACTTCTAATGACTGTTATACTACTTCGGAAACTTTAAGTGAATTAGAGGATAGATTAGATAAAAATCAGTTTTTTAGAAGCCACAAATCCTACATTATTAACTTATCAAGAATTAATAAAATATATCCCTATGGAAGATGGACTTATATAATTAAGCTAAAGGATACTGAAAAGGATGCTCTTCTTACCCACGACAAATATGAGGAATTGAAGAAATTATTTAATATATAA
- a CDS encoding NfeD family protein — translation MELVGLLTNLSLIAIICFIAGFALVVVEMFHPGFGAPGIMGGILLVLGVIMTAKSVLQAFILLLIIMAILGAALAIVLQSAAKGRLNRILILHEAQKKEDGYIGTEDLNYFLGQTGNTVTVLRPAGTADFSGIKLDVVSEGEFISKDTKVKIIKVQGRRIVVKECK, via the coding sequence TTGGAACTGGTAGGACTATTAACAAACCTCAGCCTGATTGCAATAATTTGTTTTATTGCTGGGTTTGCGCTGGTAGTAGTAGAAATGTTCCATCCTGGTTTTGGAGCACCAGGTATAATGGGAGGTATTTTACTAGTACTAGGAGTAATTATGACGGCTAAAAGTGTGCTGCAAGCATTTATACTTTTGCTAATTATTATGGCAATTTTGGGAGCGGCCTTAGCAATAGTACTTCAATCAGCAGCAAAAGGAAGGCTTAATAGAATTCTTATACTTCATGAAGCGCAAAAAAAAGAAGATGGATACATTGGAACGGAAGACTTAAACTATTTTTTAGGCCAGACAGGCAATACAGTTACTGTATTGAGGCCAGCAGGTACTGCAGATTTTAGCGGTATTAAACTTGATGTAGTGTCAGAGGGAGAATTTATTTCTAAGGATACTAAAGTTAAAATAATTAAGGTTCAGGGAAGAAGAATAGTAGTGAAAGAGTGTAAATAG